CGTGGGAAAAATTGGGACCTACTTAAATATCCCCTTCAAATCCGTATCGTAGAGAATACTTTCTGGAGAGAGATGGTAATCAATGACTTCATCTTTGGAAAACCAGTGTTTGATTTCGTCCTCCGCTTCTTTGACCGAACCAGATGCGTGAATGAGGTTTCTTATTGCCCGGCCGTCTCTGTCCGCCATTTCGTACGAGTCCAAAACAAAGTCCCCACGGATTGTCCCGACATCAGACGAAAGAGGTTCAGTTCCTCCGGTGATTTTTCGGACAATTTTTACAGCGTGTGCTCCCTGCCAGACCATTGCGATGACAGGTCCAGAACTCATGTACTTTTTGAGTACGCTAATTACCTGCTCCGCAATCACTAAAGGATCTTCCGAAGGCGGTTTCAGGCCCTTATCCTTGTATCCTTTGATGGATTTCACTCCGACATTCATTTTCCATTGCGGGTCGAGATTGTAGTGCTTGTCTATATGCTCTCCCGATGGGGCAAGCATTTTAACAGCCACGAGCTTGAGTCCAATCTGCTCGTAGCGCTTAATTATTTCTCCGACCAAAGTTCTTTGGATTCCGTCGGGCTTGATGATTACTAGGGTTTTTTCGTTTTTGGGATGCATTTTTTTTATCGCTGAACTGACTCGGAACTCTAACACGGAACTAAACTGAACTTCTGTGACTTTCCGTGTTCTTCGTCCGTGTTGTTCTGTGTTAAGCCCGTAGGGCGTTGAATTCCCCGATAACTTCGTCTGCGCAATCGTCGATAATTTTTTGAAATTGCGGAAGAGCGATTTGGAGGAATGACCGTAGCTTATCCTTGTATTCTCCTTCTGTCATCTTCTCAAGTTCCGCCTTCTCCTCGTGCGAAAGCTCGTCCAACACTTTAATAAATATCTTATCCTGAACAATGTTTAGCACGGTGGCAATAAGTTCTTCTCTCTCCTCGGGGGTAAAGCCGGACAGATTGAGTCGGGGCTCGATTTTTTGTTTGAGCGGATTCATAACGTTAATGATTCGGCAATCAGTTTTAAGCCTCTCGCGTCTCTAGTATTTTTTGCAATCCTCCTTTCAAATCAGCAAATCGATCATAGCCTTTTTCCAATATCTCCGCATTAACTCCTCCTTGCATTTCCTTGACCCGCTCTAAAAGTGCTTTCGAAGATTCACCGCGCATCGCCCACTCTGGTTTAATTTGTCTCTCAAACATTATATAAATAATTACTTTCTACTTTGGTACAGTATACTATTCATCCTCAAGTTGTCCATTTGCCTTAAGCGATCATTTATCTTTTCCCCATATTGGAATGCCGAGATCTTTGCATATTTTCTTAGCTAAGAAAGTATTTATTTCGCTATGGCGAGGCAACGTTGAGGTCTTTTGATTTTTCGGATTCCAATATTATGAGTGGCGTTTTCCTTCGCGGAGTAAACGACAGCCACAGAACACAGCATAAGAAATCAAATCGCGACGTTTCATTGTGACTATGCCGGAACTTTCACATTCAAAAGTTCGCGGGAAATACCGCGCTTATTTCCGTTGTTTCCAATCTCTCTATTGGCTACCAACGTCAAAATCAGAGCCTCTTTCAAGTTATCATGCGCTTCCTTTCGTGTTTTGCCTTGAGTGTTAACACCCGGAATCTCCTCAATCCAAGCGCTAACCCACTTGCCCGTTTTTTTATACGCCGCTGTAAATTTTAAATCCACCATAATAGGGTCATTATATCAAATCAGACCAGAAAATCAACAAATACCAGAATTCTTTGTACAATAAACAGAGTGGGGTAAGAGACTACAAACTGCTCTCCGGCGGCTTTTTCTCGTACTTTCTCATAATTTCTTCCTCTACATCTGCCCTCTCTTTGCCGAACTTCAAGTATGAGAGTTCCTTCAATTTATCGACATTTTCTTTCTTGCCCGTGTCTGGCGACACGGTTTCAATATTAAAGGGCTTCACCGGCCGACCGTTGCTCAAAAGCTTGAGATAGGCGTTTCGGTTATCTATATTCATAAGGTCCTTCATTGAAAATACCGGAGAAAACTGCTTCTCCAAATATTCCGCGTCTTCCGCGCCGACACGAAATGCGGCAATGGAGCCCACGTTTCCAAAAACGGAATCTCGAATGCTCTCCTCAAGCTGGGCGATAAACTGATGCGCGATAATGAGCCCAAGCTTGTATTTCCTCGCCTCGGAGAGAATCGTCGAAATCGAATTTGTCGTAACATTCTGAAATTCATCAATGTAGAGATAAAAAGGAGGCAGATTTTTGTGGAACGAATCAACCCGAGAGAGCGCCGCCATCAAAATTTTGCCGACCAAAATGAGCCCCAAAAGATTGGCGTTGATTTCCCCTAAACGACCCTTTGCAAGGTTGACCAACAGAATTTTTTTCTCGTCCATTATCTGCCTGAAGTTAAAACTGGACTTTTCTTGAGCGATAATCGGCCGCATGATGTCATTCGAGAGAAACACGTCGAATTTCGAAGTGATGTACGGCACGATATTGGCGAGCGAGGCTTCCCCACCGGCTTTCTCCGCCACCTCTCTCCAAAATTGAACGACAATCGGATTCTTGCACCGCGAGAGCTTCAATTCCCTGAAACTTTTTTGCGCCAATACTCTCGAGACATCGAGAAGGGTGTTCCCGCTCTCCGGGTCTTCCATCGAAAGCAGAACTGCGTTTCTGAAATATTGTTCGAACATAGGACCTCCCGCCGTTTTCATATCGAAGAGCTTGTTGAAGATGGAGAGCATCTCGTTCACCACAAATGTTTTTTGCTCCGGAAATCTAATGTCGTACTCGAGCATGTTTAAAGCCATCGGGCGGGCGGTGTAGCTTGGGTCAAAATAGATGATGTCCTCGTATCTCTCTTTTGGCACCATGGCTAAGACATCCTGAATGTCGGAGCCGTGTGGGTCGATGAGGCAGACCCCCTCGCCATTCGCGATATCCTGGGCAATCATGTTTTTCAAGAGCGTCGTTTTTCCCGTACCAGTCTGGCCGATAGTATAGAAGTGCCGGAGACGGTCATCGGGTCCAATATAAATCGGAGTTTCTGTGTTCCTGTTTTTGTTTATCCCAAGAAGAATTCCGGTAGATGCGAGACCGATTGGAGCGGGAGCGCTCGCCGCTTTCGAGATTTTCAACTGTGGAGCCGATTTGATTTCAGTCGATGGCAAATGCATCATGGTGGTAAGCTCCTTCAGACTCAACGGAATTTTTTCATCCTCGTTATAGAGTCTGAAAGAAAAATCTTTAAGCAGTTTATTCAGTTTCCCCTTTTTGAGTTCTGTAAATGCAAGCCTGTTGCCGTGGCTGTTTTCAAACTGGTTGAACGCGGACTGCACGTCGCGCAAAATAGACAGCGCCCTCGATTCCTCTTTTGCGGAAGCGACGATACGAATGTTCGTAGCGACGATTGGACTTGCAATCTTGAGTTTGATATCTTCCACCACTAGTTCGTCTACATTTCTGAGTTCTTTCTGCTTTTCTTTCTCCTCCTTTTCCTTCTTATTGGTGAGATCTCTCGCAACCTCCTTGCCAAATTTAAAGACGTGCCCAAAGACTGTTTCAGGAAAATCTATGGCTTCTTTCACCTTAACGCCTTTCCCGATTCGCTCAAGCGCGTACTTGTATTTGGAAGTATACTCGTCCCCGACAGGCTTAAAGACAATCTGAATTGCCGCTCCCTCGCCGTCCCGCTCGATTTTAGAAAAGCTATTCAGAACCACGTTCAGAGGATCGTGGTCAAACTGGTCATATGTTTTGAGAGAAAAAATAGGATTCTTCGCTGACTCGGCGGACGAGCCGAGAGAGACCCCTCGACTGTCGAAAATGTTGTAGTCATCCTTTCGCTCGGAAATCCTAGCATTATGGAAAATAGAGAGAACCTGTTTTTCAAAAAGATCGCGCTTGGAGTCCGGCACCGCCGCGAAGAAAATAAATTCGTTACTGTGGTTTTCAACCGCGAGCTCAATGGTAAAGTAGTTTGGCCCCCTGTCACTTCTGTCGGACACGGAGAGCATACCTGCGTAAAATTGCTCCATTGAGGACACGAGCTCCTTGAGCGTCTTTGGATTTTCTTCCTTTGCCTTCTCCGGCAGAGTGATTTCGTAAAGAGTCATTTCGAGAGCGCGAAACAGCGGGTCTTTTTCTTTTATTCCTTTCACTTCAAATCCGGCCTTAATATATTGAACCAAAAAACGCTCGAAATCATCTTCAAGATGGGGACTCCCGAGCTCTTCGATGATTGAAAGAGTATTTTTAATGCCCTTTTCCTCGAGTATTCCGAGAAATTCACTCATCTTCTGGTCGTGCTCTTCGGGCGTGAGGTCAAGTACAATTTTCCCGCGCTCCTCCTTTGACATTTCAAATTGAGGGTGGAGAACCTCGCCTCCCGGAACTTGTTTATACTTTTGGACCTCTTCAGAAATGACCTGCTCCTTTGGTTTCTCGATGCCTTTTTCTTTGAGCTCTGATTCTCTTTTCGCTACTTCCCCGCGCAAAAAAGAAAGCTCCTCCTCGGGAGTGCTGAATTTCTTCTCAACGGCAGGGAAAGTAGATTCACTCATGTTGACTCCATTATATAGAGTTTAGCAAAAACCTACAATTCATCGGCAAATAAAAAGTGTAGCGTTTAACTTGTAACGTAAGAGGAGCAAATTCTTTTTTCTGACGCTACACGTTACACGTTTTACGTTACACATCTTAAAGCGACGTCCTCACTTCTTCGAGATTGAGTTTGTCTTTTTCCCTCTTCTCAAAAGCTGTTACTTCCTCAAGATTTTTCCTAATCTGCTTCAAGGCTTCGTTGTATCTCCCGCTAATTCCCGCCATAACTTCAAGATACAACCCCGCGTATGCAAGGTAAAAAGAAGCTTTCTCTTTTTTTGTCATTTCTCTGCCGAAAAATTCCGCCATCAAAGAAGCTGCCTCATCGTATTTTTCCTCCTCCAAGAGAGATTCAATTTTTTTTGTATCAAGCTCGTTCATAGATTTATTCTGGCAGGCCTTTTAATATAGTAATAATAAATCCTCTTTTTGCTTTACCTTCAAGAGTGCCGGGCAAATCTTTACCCACTTTCACGAGCAAATCCCTCACAGCTTTTCTTGCTTGGTCTCCTTTTCTTGATCCGGCCTTATTTCTTTCCAAATGACTCTTAAGAGCTTTTTGCAACTCTTCGACACTATTCGCCCCAAACGAGAAGTTTTTTAAAGCTTTGGTTATTTCGCCAGAAACTTTTCCGTCGACCGCATCGTCATTTCTCTTCTGCATCTCATCTTCATTTAATCCCTCAAGGAAATCGACACCCTCTTCGTCTTCCATTCTCTTCAACTCATCAAATTTCTCTTGAGCTTTGTCAGGGTCCATACCCGGACTCATGAGTTCCGCCAATTGGCTTTGGGCTTTCTCTATCGATATTTCCGAAATCCGCTTCCAAGAATCCAGACTCTCCAATAACGATATCCTAATCTGTTTTGTTTGGTTTTCAAATTCTGTCCTTATCTTTGCAAAATTTTCACCTTTCGCGAGAGCCGCGAGACTCGCGGTAATGTTGTCGCTCACCGTCTTCAATTTTGCAACAGTTTCATCATGCGAGGAAACCTCGTTTTGAAATTTGCCCCCGAAGCCGGGAATCCACTCGCGAAGAAACTTTTTGAATCCGACATATTTAAATTCTCCTTTTTTCTTTGTAAGCGACTCCTTTTCTCCCTGCAATAGTCCTATTTTGGCTGCAAGGTCGTCAACACTCTTATTGCCGACAAGCTGTATTATTGCGGCCTCGTTGGCTTTAATTTCGGCTTGATTCTTCTTAATAGTGTCGAGAATATCCGCAAGTCGAATAATCTCTTCTGGACTGTTTATGGACTTCGCATCAATTTCACCCTGAATCGCCTCGAGTTCTTCCGGAGTAAACTTACCTGAAACATTTTCAAAAAAGCCCTGAAATTCGCTCTTAAGCCCGCTTATAACTTTTTCTTTCTTGGTATACACCTCGAAAACTGACCGAATCTTGTCCGCGTCATCGTTTTCAATCCACTCCTCGCTTTCCGGATATTGAGCGAGGAAAAGTGGAAATTTGGCGTCATAATTTTGCATCTGCCGAATGCTCATCGCCAGTATTTCCGCGTTCGTAACGCGTGATAGTGTTGCTCCCCTCATCACTGCCTCGGGCTCTCGCGTTGGTTCAGTTTTCGGCGGCTCAGCTTTAGGCACAGGTTCAGTTTTCAGTGGCTCTTCGGCTTTTGACACAACTGGTTCTACCGGCTTTTCGACAGGTTTTGGTTCTTCAGGAGGTTCGGTCATCAATAGAGCCTCTCCCGCTGATGGAATTTCCTCATCGGCAGGTTTCAAAGCTTCAGCATCATTTTTTGGCTCTCCCTTTCCTTCAAGAATTCTCCATGCCTCCTCTGGTTTGAGAGAGTCAATCTCACTTTGTGTTTTACCCATTCCTATTAGTCGTTCCTGCATATCTCGAGTAATCATAAAGGGTATACCTGCGTCCGCAGAGGATACCTCTCTCTTTGCTGTGGAATTAGAAGACTCTGACGTCAACGCTTCAGGTTGAGCGGGTAGCTTTTCTTCAGAAGGTGACGCTGGCGGCTTTGGAGCTAGGCCCAGCTCTAGAATTAATTGCTCTTCTTGAGCCAATTCTTCGGGCGACTTCTGAGGCAACTTTTCTTCAGGCGGTTTTTGTTCCGCAACACCTTCCTCGCCTGGTGGCTTTAAAATGACTGGAGGGGTCACTTCGGGGACAACAGGAGCTGTGTCTTCAGGATTTGAAAGTGGAGCAATAGGTTCTGGTTTTTTAACACTTAGTTCGAGAGGTGTCAGATATTTGGCTTTCATGTATGCCTCTTCAAGCATGGAATATAAAGTTGGATTTTCTTCAATAATCCTTGCCGCTCTTTCCATAGTTTTATGAACATAGTCGTCAATATTTTCTTTTTTTTCTTTTGAGTCAGCTACTCCTGGTATGCTTTTTATTTCTTGAAAATTTTTATTTACTTCTGCCAAATTTCCTACCTCCTGGTCAGACTCCACAAATAACCTGCGAAGATAGCCTTTAACATTCCGATCAGAAAATAGCTTTATAAATGCGTCGAACGCGGAATATCTATACACTGGAGAAGTAGTTGATTTAACCTCTTCGAGTTTATCTTTGATACGTTCTACCGCAACACTGCCCGCAAGCTCAACATTGTTAAAGACAATAGACGGTTCTTTCTCAAGTCGTTCGTATAAGTCCTCAAAATTTCTAACAGGTTTAGAAGATTCTGTTCGAGCGGGCTCGACATTTGCGGGTTTAGATTCAGAAGCGCCTATGGGATTTGGAGGGATTTCCTCTTTTTTTGGAGGAGGCTCAGCTTTTGCCGTTGTCTCTGGCGGTAGTCCTCCGGCTATTTTTCCTCTCTTTTTTCCTCCTTTTTTCTTTTCTCCTTCCCCTTCTTCCCCTTCTTCCCCCTTGAATCTAGTTTGATTCTTCCCTTTTCTCTCTTTTTTCTCTTTTTTCTCATCTCCAGATTCTGCATCATTTTTCAACAAAGGGGCATCGGGCTTTTTCGGCGCCCCAAAAGATTCATCGGCAAGATGAGTAACAAGAGGAGCTTCGCCTCCCTTTTTTTCTTCTGTCCCTATTTTAGGTGTTGCCTTCGATACTTTTTCTCCCAAAAGTCTAAGCGAGTCAGATAAAGTGGTTTCTTTTTTTCCTTCGACAGGAATAGCTGAATCTTCAATCACACTCTTCTTAAATATCTCGTGCAATTCATTAGATGCCTTAATCAAACCTTCGTCCCCAGATTCAACTGCGATTTTAGCTCGCTTTTCAAAGAGGGCATCTGTATTTTCAATAACTGTTTTCCTTGGGTCTCCTACTTTTTTAGAAATTTCTGCCAACCGTTTAAGTATTTTCTCGTCCACTTTTCCAATATCTTTTTTTTGCGCTAGAGAGGCTTCCTTCTTTTCTTCAGGAGGTTTTTTGTCTTTGAATTTCGCCTCAAGCGCGTCTAGACCTTGAATTTTTTCAAACCCCGCATTTTCTTTGTCTTCTGCCATAGTAGTATCTATTTTACCTTT
The sequence above is a segment of the Candidatus Taylorbacteria bacterium genome. Coding sequences within it:
- a CDS encoding type II toxin-antitoxin system HicB family antitoxin, whose amino-acid sequence is MVDLKFTAAYKKTGKWVSAWIEEIPGVNTQGKTRKEAHDNLKEALILTLVANREIGNNGNKRGISRELLNVKVPA
- a CDS encoding nucleoside-diphosphate kinase, which encodes MHPKNEKTLVIIKPDGIQRTLVGEIIKRYEQIGLKLVAVKMLAPSGEHIDKHYNLDPQWKMNVGVKSIKGYKDKGLKPPSEDPLVIAEQVISVLKKYMSSGPVIAMVWQGAHAVKIVRKITGGTEPLSSDVGTIRGDFVLDSYEMADRDGRAIRNLIHASGSVKEAEDEIKHWFSKDEVIDYHLSPESILYDTDLKGIFK
- a CDS encoding DUF87 domain-containing protein produces the protein MSESTFPAVEKKFSTPEEELSFLRGEVAKRESELKEKGIEKPKEQVISEEVQKYKQVPGGEVLHPQFEMSKEERGKIVLDLTPEEHDQKMSEFLGILEEKGIKNTLSIIEELGSPHLEDDFERFLVQYIKAGFEVKGIKEKDPLFRALEMTLYEITLPEKAKEENPKTLKELVSSMEQFYAGMLSVSDRSDRGPNYFTIELAVENHSNEFIFFAAVPDSKRDLFEKQVLSIFHNARISERKDDYNIFDSRGVSLGSSAESAKNPIFSLKTYDQFDHDPLNVVLNSFSKIERDGEGAAIQIVFKPVGDEYTSKYKYALERIGKGVKVKEAIDFPETVFGHVFKFGKEVARDLTNKKEKEEKEKQKELRNVDELVVEDIKLKIASPIVATNIRIVASAKEESRALSILRDVQSAFNQFENSHGNRLAFTELKKGKLNKLLKDFSFRLYNEDEKIPLSLKELTTMMHLPSTEIKSAPQLKISKAASAPAPIGLASTGILLGINKNRNTETPIYIGPDDRLRHFYTIGQTGTGKTTLLKNMIAQDIANGEGVCLIDPHGSDIQDVLAMVPKERYEDIIYFDPSYTARPMALNMLEYDIRFPEQKTFVVNEMLSIFNKLFDMKTAGGPMFEQYFRNAVLLSMEDPESGNTLLDVSRVLAQKSFRELKLSRCKNPIVVQFWREVAEKAGGEASLANIVPYITSKFDVFLSNDIMRPIIAQEKSSFNFRQIMDEKKILLVNLAKGRLGEINANLLGLILVGKILMAALSRVDSFHKNLPPFYLYIDEFQNVTTNSISTILSEARKYKLGLIIAHQFIAQLEESIRDSVFGNVGSIAAFRVGAEDAEYLEKQFSPVFSMKDLMNIDNRNAYLKLLSNGRPVKPFNIETVSPDTGKKENVDKLKELSYLKFGKERADVEEEIMRKYEKKPPESSL